In Parasegetibacter sp. NRK P23, a single genomic region encodes these proteins:
- a CDS encoding DUF1573 domain-containing protein — protein sequence MKKLLSITATICILSINGLMAQSNAAAVKKETIAFSEQTFDFGKIPMGRPVTHTFTITNNGTDSLYLENVTASCGCTTPVWKKDPVAPGASTKIEVGYNAAAEGAFDKPVTIYYNKGAMSQLSVKGSVYMRNATPVPANAAVANLKQLNWK from the coding sequence ATGAAAAAACTACTTTCCATAACCGCCACCATTTGTATACTTTCTATAAATGGATTGATGGCGCAAAGCAATGCCGCCGCAGTAAAAAAGGAAACCATCGCATTTTCTGAGCAAACATTTGATTTCGGAAAAATCCCGATGGGAAGGCCTGTGACACATACTTTTACGATCACAAACAATGGAACGGATTCGCTTTACCTGGAGAACGTAACCGCTTCCTGCGGCTGTACCACGCCCGTATGGAAAAAAGACCCGGTAGCGCCTGGCGCTTCCACCAAAATAGAAGTTGGATATAACGCTGCGGCGGAAGGCGCCTTCGACAAACCTGTTACCATTTACTACAATAAAGGCGCCATGTCACAACTTTCAGTAAAAGGAAGTGTTTACATGCGCAATGCTACGCCTGTTCCCGCAAACGCGGCCGTGGCCAACCTGAAACAATTAAACTGGAAATAA
- a CDS encoding DUF1573 domain-containing protein: MKQAILAFLFFAVGFVAQAQTKAPEVIKFVETKHNFGKIKQGVPVEYEFKFTNVSGKPVIIENALASCGCTTPTWPQQPIMNGKTGTIKAGFNAAAPGPFDKTITVKIKGVQLPVEVRISGEVVAGGK; this comes from the coding sequence ATGAAACAAGCAATTCTCGCCTTCCTATTTTTCGCCGTTGGGTTCGTAGCACAGGCACAAACAAAAGCGCCCGAGGTGATCAAGTTCGTGGAAACAAAACACAACTTTGGAAAGATCAAGCAAGGCGTTCCGGTTGAATATGAATTCAAGTTCACCAATGTGAGCGGCAAACCTGTTATCATCGAAAATGCACTTGCAAGTTGCGGCTGCACTACGCCAACCTGGCCACAACAACCCATCATGAACGGCAAAACCGGCACCATTAAAGCAGGCTTCAACGCCGCGGCTCCCGGCCCGTTCGATAAAACCATCACGGTAAAAATCAAAGGCGTTCAACTTCCCGTAGAAGTGAGGATTTCAGGAGAAGTGGTTGCCGGAGGGAAGTAG
- a CDS encoding pyridoxal phosphate-dependent aminotransferase: MLTISQRGYEMPASPIRKLVPYAEQAKKKGLTVFHLNIGQPDIETPKPVLDAVRHSDFKVLEYSHSAGNESYRKKLVQYYAGKGIDVNHQQIIVTTGGSEAILFGFMACLDPGDEVIIPEPFYANYNGFAVEAGVKVVPITASIETGFALPPIADFEQKITPRTKAIIICNPNNPTGYLYSREELDTLKEIVKKHNLYLFSDEAYREFCYTGTHFSAMQLEGIEDHVLLMDTISKRYSACGGRIGALVTKNQAVLDAVMKFAQARLSPPSFAQIAGEAAIDLPENYFDTIKEEYLKRRDAVVSRLNAMPGVTCPNPGGAFYAVVELPISDSDHFCQWLLESFEHNGATVMMAPATGFYQTPGLGKKEVRIAYVLNEDAIHKAMDCLEAALKVYPGRTL; the protein is encoded by the coding sequence ATGCTAACAATCAGCCAACGCGGCTATGAAATGCCCGCCTCACCCATCAGAAAACTTGTTCCTTATGCTGAACAAGCCAAGAAAAAGGGGCTCACGGTGTTCCACCTGAACATTGGTCAGCCCGATATTGAAACGCCCAAACCGGTATTGGATGCCGTGCGGCACTCCGATTTTAAAGTACTGGAATACAGCCACAGCGCAGGCAACGAAAGTTACCGGAAGAAACTGGTGCAGTACTATGCCGGGAAAGGCATTGACGTGAACCACCAGCAGATCATTGTTACCACAGGTGGTTCCGAAGCCATCCTTTTCGGCTTCATGGCCTGCCTCGATCCGGGCGATGAAGTAATTATCCCCGAACCTTTTTACGCCAACTACAACGGATTCGCGGTGGAGGCCGGCGTGAAAGTGGTACCGATCACCGCTTCAATTGAAACCGGATTCGCCCTGCCTCCCATCGCCGATTTCGAACAAAAAATCACCCCGCGTACCAAAGCCATCATCATTTGCAACCCGAATAACCCTACAGGTTATTTGTACAGCAGGGAAGAACTGGATACCCTGAAGGAGATTGTGAAGAAACACAACCTTTACCTGTTCTCTGATGAAGCTTACCGCGAGTTCTGCTATACCGGTACCCATTTCAGCGCGATGCAGCTGGAAGGGATCGAAGATCATGTATTGCTGATGGACACCATTTCCAAAAGGTACAGCGCATGCGGCGGAAGAATCGGCGCGTTGGTCACCAAAAACCAGGCGGTTCTGGATGCTGTAATGAAGTTTGCACAGGCCAGGCTCAGCCCCCCTTCCTTCGCACAGATCGCAGGAGAAGCCGCGATTGACCTTCCCGAAAACTATTTTGACACCATTAAGGAAGAATACCTGAAGCGCAGGGATGCGGTGGTTTCAAGGCTGAACGCCATGCCGGGCGTAACCTGCCCCAATCCGGGCGGCGCTTTTTACGCGGTAGTGGAACTTCCTATCTCAGACTCGGACCATTTCTGCCAGTGGCTGCTGGAATCTTTCGAACACAACGGCGCCACAGTAATGATGGCCCCTGCAACCGGGTTCTATCAAACGCCGGGACTGGGTAAAAAAGAAGTCCGGATCGCTTATGTACTGAACGAGGATGCCATTCATAAAGCCATGGACTGCCTGGAAGCAGCACTGAAAGTGTACCCGGGAAGAACGTTATAA
- a CDS encoding ammonium transporter — translation MSRRLAMLPFGLLLAVLVLSFIFPGNPVNGINQEGISFPDTAWMLTSTALVLIMTPGLAFFYGGMVSKKNVISTMLQSFICMAVISILWVVLGFSMAFGDSNGGVIGNPGTFFMMQGVLGGKPWELAPTIPLVLFAMYQLKFAIITPALITGAFAERIRFTSYILFIVLFSLFIYCPLAHATWHPEGILFKLGVLDFAGGTVVHMSAGWAALAGALYLKKRNEPSHNPARVTYVLLGTGLLWFGWFGFNAGSAFGANGLAATALATTSAASGSAAFAWIIFDAIRGRKPSAMGTCIGAVVGLVAITPAAGFVTISHALAIGIISSIVSNLMVELRTRRTNIDDTLDVFPCHGIGGITGMILTGVFASKNVNANIAENGLVYGETHLFSVHLLAMVGVSLFAFFGTLLLLKVTDLITPLRVSDEEEREGLDLSQHGERL, via the coding sequence ATGAGCCGTCGACTGGCCATGCTGCCCTTTGGGCTGCTGCTGGCCGTATTAGTTCTTAGTTTTATTTTTCCGGGCAACCCGGTGAATGGCATCAACCAGGAAGGAATTAGTTTTCCCGATACCGCCTGGATGCTGACTTCCACCGCCCTGGTACTGATCATGACCCCTGGTCTGGCATTCTTCTACGGAGGAATGGTGAGTAAGAAAAACGTGATTTCCACCATGCTGCAGAGTTTTATCTGCATGGCCGTGATCTCGATTTTGTGGGTGGTACTGGGTTTCAGCATGGCTTTTGGAGATTCCAACGGCGGTGTGATCGGAAACCCCGGCACCTTCTTTATGATGCAGGGCGTGCTGGGTGGAAAACCTTGGGAGTTGGCGCCCACTATTCCTTTGGTACTTTTCGCGATGTACCAGTTGAAGTTCGCCATCATCACACCCGCTTTAATAACGGGTGCGTTCGCGGAGAGAATAAGGTTTACATCTTATATATTATTTATAGTTCTTTTTTCGCTCTTTATTTATTGTCCGCTGGCACACGCCACCTGGCATCCGGAAGGCATCCTTTTTAAACTTGGCGTGCTGGACTTTGCAGGTGGAACGGTAGTACACATGAGTGCAGGATGGGCCGCGCTGGCAGGCGCTTTGTACCTTAAAAAAAGGAACGAGCCCTCCCACAATCCGGCACGCGTAACGTATGTATTACTGGGTACGGGTTTGCTGTGGTTCGGCTGGTTCGGTTTTAACGCCGGTTCCGCCTTTGGCGCAAACGGCCTGGCCGCCACCGCCCTCGCCACCACCAGTGCCGCCTCGGGTTCCGCCGCTTTCGCCTGGATCATCTTTGATGCCATCAGGGGTAGAAAGCCCTCAGCCATGGGCACCTGCATCGGCGCAGTGGTAGGACTGGTAGCCATAACACCGGCAGCCGGTTTCGTCACCATCTCCCATGCACTGGCCATCGGCATCATCAGCAGCATCGTGAGCAACCTGATGGTGGAACTGAGGACCCGCAGAACCAATATCGATGATACCCTGGATGTATTTCCCTGCCACGGTATCGGCGGTATTACCGGTATGATCCTTACCGGCGTGTTCGCCAGCAAAAACGTGAACGCGAACATCGCGGAGAATGGACTGGTGTACGGAGAAACACACCTGTTCAGTGTACACCTCCTCGCCATGGTGGGCGTTTCACTCTTCGCTTTCTTCGGCACACTGCTGCTGTTGAAAGTGACCGATCTCATCACACCACTCCGCGTTTCAGACGAGGAAGAGCGTGAGGGACTGGACCTCAGTCAGCATGGAGAAAGACTCTAG
- a CDS encoding FAD/NAD(P)-binding oxidoreductase produces the protein MSLKHQIIIIGGGNAGISVASRLLLQNNLLDIAIVEPSDKHYYQPAWTLAGSGVFDISKTMRNEADVMPENAKWIKGKVSGFDPEHNAITLEDGTRLHYDFLVVAAGIQLNWDEIKGLNETLGKNNVCSNYSYDYAPYTFECIQNFKGGKAIFHNPHTPVKCGGAPHKIMYMAADYFRKKGVLDKANIQYWSGGTRLFAVPKYEKTLLKVCERAHINLHFMVKLVEVDGPNKKARFVGIGEQNKDQSYEVAFDMLHVTPPQSAPDFIRNSPLANSTGWVDVDKYSLQHVRYANIFSLGDAAGLPTSKTGAAIRKQAPVLVENLIAVMNGQPATAQYNGYTSCPLLTGYGKLVLAEFDYENKPQETFPFDQSKERWSMYILKRHILPWLYWAKILPGKA, from the coding sequence ATGTCGCTCAAGCATCAAATCATCATTATAGGAGGCGGGAACGCCGGTATTTCCGTAGCCTCCAGGCTCCTGCTCCAAAACAACCTCCTGGACATCGCTATCGTGGAACCCTCCGATAAACATTATTACCAGCCCGCCTGGACCCTCGCGGGAAGCGGCGTATTCGATATCAGCAAAACCATGCGGAACGAAGCGGATGTAATGCCTGAAAACGCAAAGTGGATCAAAGGAAAAGTGAGCGGATTCGACCCAGAACATAACGCCATCACCCTGGAAGACGGTACACGACTGCATTATGATTTTCTCGTAGTGGCAGCGGGCATCCAGCTCAACTGGGATGAAATAAAAGGATTGAACGAAACATTGGGAAAGAACAACGTTTGCTCCAACTACAGTTATGACTATGCGCCGTACACCTTTGAATGCATCCAAAACTTTAAAGGCGGCAAAGCCATATTCCACAACCCACATACTCCCGTTAAATGCGGCGGCGCGCCCCACAAGATCATGTATATGGCTGCCGATTATTTCCGCAAAAAAGGTGTATTGGACAAAGCCAATATCCAATACTGGAGCGGCGGCACCAGGCTATTCGCCGTCCCCAAATATGAAAAGACGCTATTGAAAGTGTGTGAAAGAGCACATATCAATCTACACTTTATGGTCAAACTGGTGGAAGTGGATGGCCCCAACAAGAAAGCAAGATTCGTTGGTATCGGTGAACAAAATAAGGACCAGTCTTATGAAGTAGCTTTCGATATGCTGCATGTAACGCCTCCGCAAAGCGCGCCGGACTTTATCCGAAATAGCCCGCTCGCCAACAGCACCGGATGGGTTGATGTGGATAAATACAGTCTTCAGCATGTACGCTACGCCAATATCTTTTCACTGGGCGATGCAGCCGGTTTACCCACCAGCAAAACGGGCGCGGCCATCCGCAAACAGGCTCCGGTATTAGTAGAAAACCTGATCGCCGTTATGAACGGCCAGCCCGCCACTGCCCAATACAATGGCTATACCAGTTGCCCCCTACTTACCGGATATGGAAAACTGGTGCTGGCGGAATTTGATTATGAAAATAAACCGCAGGAAACATTCCCTTTCGACCAGAGCAAGGAAAGATGGAGCATGTATATTTTGAAAAGACATATACTTCCGTGGTTATACTGGGCGAAGATACTGCCCGGGAAGGCGTAG
- a CDS encoding T9SS type A sorting domain-containing protein: MKKLYTFLLALCLKLTVFAQLTSGDIAFLHANADAPKDFSWVALVNIAAGTEIFFTEDGWNGTAFYPAITEAHILWTSPIGGITAGTVVNIAETVTANTFTCSHGTAVLASTSTDTWDFSTAGDQILAYTGTVQNPTQFIAGITVDYNPSTYNTTTMWGSNGLSNITSSALPPGLTNGVNAIAVINANNGTELDNNRYNCFITSGTKSQLLAAINNYVNWEGDNNTTYTSCATSFTVIPDALPVTLAGFTGKIENEAVHLNWQTAQEMNSSRFEIEHSTNLVTWKQIGTLAAAGNSDILKDYFFVHQNPVRGNNYYRLQMTDLDGSRKQSTVVRIAAGTKNTIKVYPVPATSYLVLETDAFSQPLPYTITDWTGKVIKKDVLKKHREHIPVAEFSPGLYLIRLAGYEAAKFLKQ; the protein is encoded by the coding sequence ATGAAAAAATTATACACTTTTTTGTTAGCCCTCTGCCTGAAACTCACAGTATTTGCTCAGTTAACCTCCGGCGATATCGCCTTTCTCCACGCCAATGCTGATGCCCCAAAAGACTTCTCATGGGTAGCGCTGGTAAACATTGCCGCAGGAACGGAGATATTCTTTACAGAAGACGGCTGGAACGGCACAGCCTTTTACCCGGCTATTACAGAAGCGCATATTTTATGGACATCCCCTATCGGCGGTATAACGGCCGGAACCGTTGTAAACATTGCGGAGACTGTAACAGCCAATACGTTTACCTGTTCGCACGGAACGGCTGTACTCGCATCTACTTCTACTGATACCTGGGACTTCAGCACAGCAGGCGATCAAATACTGGCATATACCGGTACAGTTCAAAACCCCACCCAGTTTATTGCAGGTATTACTGTTGATTACAACCCCAGTACTTATAACACAACCACAATGTGGGGCAGCAACGGGTTAAGTAATATTACTTCATCAGCCCTACCGCCGGGACTTACCAATGGTGTGAATGCCATTGCCGTAATCAATGCTAATAATGGTACAGAATTAGATAATAACCGATACAATTGCTTTATAACCAGCGGCACCAAATCTCAGTTGCTTGCCGCCATTAACAATTACGTCAATTGGGAAGGAGACAATAATACTACTTACACGTCCTGCGCGACCTCCTTTACGGTGATACCGGACGCACTGCCTGTAACCCTGGCCGGCTTTACAGGCAAGATCGAAAATGAGGCGGTCCACCTGAACTGGCAAACCGCCCAGGAAATGAACAGCAGCAGATTTGAAATAGAGCACAGCACGAACCTGGTTACATGGAAACAAATAGGAACTTTGGCGGCAGCAGGCAACAGTGATATTTTGAAGGACTATTTTTTCGTCCATCAAAATCCGGTGCGAGGCAATAATTATTACCGGCTCCAAATGACCGATTTAGACGGCTCCCGCAAACAAAGTACTGTTGTCCGGATTGCTGCTGGTACAAAAAACACCATCAAAGTATATCCTGTACCGGCAACAAGCTACCTGGTGTTGGAAACGGATGCCTTTAGCCAGCCGCTCCCTTATACGATTACAGACTGGACCGGTAAGGTCATAAAAAAAGATGTTCTTAAAAAACACAGAGAACATATACCAGTGGCGGAGTTTAGCCCAGGACTTTATTTGATAAGACTAGCTGGTTACGAAGCAGCAAAGTTCCTGAAGCAATAG
- a CDS encoding glycoside hydrolase family 43 protein: MKKNALMALAISFTALHANAQNPVVQTSYTPDPAPMVYNNKVYMYTGDDIPGFDFYYMTRWRVFSSSDMVNWTDHGIPLALESFSWARDRAWAAQCIERNGKFYWYICVQTEQNNMSIGVAVGDSPTGPFKDALGKPLITTGTWYNIDPTVFVDDDGQAYLYWGNPNLYYVKLNKDMISYSGAINEIPQTVETFGGVRPPRGNGNAANANEKRPEIKDMYVEGPWFYKRNGNYYMMYAGMEKGKECLSYAMSKSPTGPWVYKGKIMTEQPTNSFTNHGGIIDYKGNSYLFYHTALLKGGGSYGRSSSIESFSYNPDGTIPQINISKEGPAPVDVLNPYQKTEAETIAWSVNCKTDQHAKTGVFVSDIRNGGYIKVRNVDFGKESPKSFTASIAAGLGGGVLEVHVDSVGGTKIAAINVSRTGGWDTWKTFTEAVVSPVTGVHDVYFSFKGQNVTAGRKLFNFDYWLFKK; the protein is encoded by the coding sequence ATGAAAAAGAATGCTTTAATGGCCCTCGCCATCTCGTTTACGGCGTTGCATGCCAATGCGCAGAATCCTGTTGTTCAAACTTCCTACACACCTGATCCGGCACCAATGGTGTACAACAACAAAGTATATATGTACACGGGTGATGATATTCCCGGATTTGATTTTTATTACATGACCCGCTGGCGCGTATTTTCTTCATCCGATATGGTGAACTGGACGGATCACGGTATTCCGCTGGCTTTGGAATCTTTCAGTTGGGCACGCGACCGGGCCTGGGCCGCGCAATGTATTGAACGCAATGGAAAATTTTATTGGTACATCTGTGTGCAGACGGAACAAAACAATATGTCTATTGGTGTTGCCGTAGGCGATAGTCCCACCGGCCCCTTTAAGGATGCACTCGGCAAACCGCTGATCACCACAGGAACCTGGTACAATATCGACCCCACGGTTTTTGTGGATGACGATGGGCAGGCTTATCTCTATTGGGGGAACCCGAACCTGTATTATGTAAAGTTGAACAAGGACATGATCTCTTATTCCGGAGCCATCAATGAAATCCCTCAAACTGTTGAAACTTTTGGTGGCGTGCGGCCGCCCCGGGGCAATGGCAATGCAGCAAACGCCAATGAAAAAAGGCCCGAAATCAAGGATATGTATGTAGAAGGGCCATGGTTTTATAAGCGGAACGGCAACTACTATATGATGTATGCCGGCATGGAGAAGGGGAAGGAATGTTTGTCGTATGCGATGAGTAAAAGTCCCACAGGTCCATGGGTGTATAAGGGCAAGATTATGACAGAGCAGCCGACCAATAGTTTTACCAACCACGGTGGAATCATTGACTACAAAGGGAATTCGTACCTGTTTTACCATACTGCGTTGCTGAAAGGTGGTGGTAGTTACGGGCGCTCCAGTTCGATAGAATCTTTTAGTTATAACCCTGATGGTACCATTCCACAGATCAATATTTCGAAGGAAGGCCCTGCGCCGGTGGATGTCTTGAATCCCTATCAGAAAACGGAGGCCGAAACCATCGCCTGGTCGGTGAACTGCAAAACGGATCAGCACGCGAAAACCGGTGTTTTTGTGTCCGACATCAGGAATGGCGGTTACATCAAGGTGCGCAATGTAGATTTTGGAAAGGAATCCCCGAAAAGTTTCACCGCATCTATTGCCGCCGGATTGGGTGGCGGGGTGCTGGAAGTGCATGTCGATAGTGTGGGGGGAACGAAAATAGCCGCCATCAATGTGTCGCGCACAGGAGGTTGGGATACCTGGAAGACTTTTACGGAAGCGGTGGTTAGCCCGGTTACAGGGGTACATGATGTGTATTTTTCCTTTAAAGGACAAAATGTAACTGCGGGAAGGAAGCTGTTCAATTTTGATTACTGGCTGTTTAAAAAATAG
- a CDS encoding RagB/SusD family nutrient uptake outer membrane protein, which yields MKQLLVIKQYTFGTLLLIMTMWMAGCKKDFFDKQPLDAVSDATFWQTENDAQLALVGCYNTGGGWKGEDFWMPRGLLYLDLMAGNGSEKELIPDHVTDGTLTSDYWVTRGYWQNSYAKIATCNNFLSHIDAITMDANKKAIFTAEVRTLRAYEYFNLALYFGDVPLVTKVLTVDEANSVSRTPKNEVWAFAEKELKESAPVLPPSRPAAENGRITAGAALAILGRLQMAAKKWEDAVTTYKTIIDNNVYSIQPYYKGLFWQANELNNEVVLSSQFQQDVYSHVMLQYLYPEAWGGWHQFSPYNELAKEFECTDGKPVTESPLYNPDKPYDNRDPRLDYTLLISDRSVFKGQVYKAHPDSTSSPDRMNKYAVWSGYCISKFMDEGFSGNLMNYGGNFSIIRYAEVLLSYLESMVEAGKTIDQSLLNNTINLVRGRGTVNMPAVTTTNTTELMKIIRRERRVEFAFEGLRYYDILRWGIAAQELNRQFTGMKLTTNPASYTKFPVDAEGYFLLHKRNFIAGTNELWPIPQSERDINKNLSQNFGY from the coding sequence ATGAAACAATTACTTGTCATAAAACAATATACTTTCGGTACCCTTCTGTTGATCATGACCATGTGGATGGCCGGATGTAAGAAAGATTTTTTCGACAAACAACCGCTGGATGCCGTTTCCGACGCCACGTTCTGGCAAACGGAAAACGATGCGCAACTGGCGCTGGTAGGGTGTTACAATACTGGTGGCGGTTGGAAAGGAGAAGATTTCTGGATGCCCAGAGGTTTGCTTTACCTTGACCTGATGGCCGGCAACGGATCGGAAAAAGAACTGATCCCCGACCATGTAACGGATGGCACACTTACTTCCGATTACTGGGTGACACGCGGCTACTGGCAGAATTCCTACGCGAAAATCGCGACCTGCAACAACTTTCTGTCGCACATCGACGCCATCACCATGGATGCCAATAAAAAAGCCATCTTTACGGCCGAGGTAAGAACACTCAGGGCATACGAATACTTCAACCTCGCTTTGTATTTTGGTGATGTGCCGTTGGTTACGAAAGTGCTTACGGTAGATGAGGCGAACAGTGTTTCCAGAACGCCTAAAAATGAAGTATGGGCCTTCGCGGAAAAAGAATTGAAGGAAAGCGCTCCGGTATTACCGCCTTCAAGACCGGCAGCTGAAAATGGCCGCATCACGGCAGGTGCGGCGCTCGCCATTCTCGGACGGCTTCAGATGGCCGCTAAAAAATGGGAAGATGCGGTAACAACTTACAAAACCATCATCGACAACAATGTTTACAGCATTCAACCATATTACAAAGGTCTTTTCTGGCAGGCCAATGAACTGAACAATGAAGTGGTACTCAGTTCACAATTCCAGCAGGATGTGTACAGTCACGTGATGCTGCAATATCTCTATCCCGAAGCATGGGGCGGTTGGCACCAGTTTTCTCCTTACAACGAACTGGCGAAAGAATTTGAATGTACTGATGGCAAACCGGTAACCGAATCTCCTTTGTATAATCCGGATAAGCCTTATGATAACCGGGATCCCCGCCTTGATTATACGCTTCTTATTTCCGATAGGTCCGTGTTTAAAGGACAGGTGTACAAAGCGCATCCCGATTCCACTTCCTCACCCGACAGAATGAATAAATATGCGGTATGGAGTGGGTATTGCATCAGTAAATTTATGGACGAAGGTTTCTCGGGTAACCTGATGAACTACGGTGGGAATTTCTCCATCATCCGTTACGCCGAAGTGCTGTTGAGTTATCTTGAAAGTATGGTGGAAGCAGGGAAAACAATAGACCAGTCTCTGCTTAACAATACCATCAACCTGGTTCGGGGAAGGGGTACCGTTAACATGCCCGCCGTTACCACTACGAATACCACGGAACTCATGAAGATCATCCGCAGGGAAAGAAGGGTGGAGTTCGCTTTCGAAGGATTGCGGTACTATGATATCCTGCGCTGGGGCATTGCGGCACAGGAACTGAACAGGCAGTTCACCGGCATGAAACTGACCACCAATCCCGCCAGCTATACAAAGTTCCCGGTGGACGCGGAAGGGTATTTCCTCTTGCACAAAAGAAACTTTATCGCGGGAACCAACGAGTTATGGCCCATCCCGCAATCGGAGCGAGACATCAATAAAAATCTTTCCCAGAATTTCGGGTATTGA